A single Thermoanaerobacterium sp. RBIITD DNA region contains:
- a CDS encoding arabinose ABC transporter substrate-binding protein, giving the protein MKGKGLLQLGIVMILIISLLVGCGSSNGGKTKNNQSSSQTSDKKNIVIAGIYKAGDQTWFINEGKASEAAAKQMGASKFMFIDAKMNPDTYLQDIDNVIAQKVSGVLTCTPDQKLSKAVVDKLKAANIPVIAVDDALQDENGNKLVPWVGIDAYNIGKTNGEWMANYAKQNGLDKDKEAGLLILTMDTVSSCVPRTKGELEKFKEIIPDFPDSRIFKADYDGQTEKGFNAAAPIFTAHPEIKKWMVMTANEEGAVGATRALEQAGLDKQSVVIGMGAYMAKDEFKKPYSAMKAATYFSADDVGATAAKEMMNYLLYGTPIPKEVAVKAIIVTKDNYKQVMGKYAD; this is encoded by the coding sequence ATGAAAGGGAAAGGTTTATTGCAGCTTGGCATTGTCATGATCTTAATAATTTCGCTACTTGTTGGGTGTGGATCAAGTAATGGAGGCAAAACAAAAAATAACCAATCCTCATCACAAACATCTGATAAAAAGAATATTGTTATCGCTGGAATTTATAAAGCAGGTGATCAAACTTGGTTTATAAATGAAGGGAAAGCGTCTGAGGCTGCTGCAAAACAAATGGGTGCAAGTAAATTCATGTTTATTGATGCAAAGATGAATCCAGACACATATTTACAGGACATAGATAATGTAATTGCGCAAAAGGTGTCAGGAGTATTGACATGCACACCAGATCAAAAGCTTTCGAAGGCAGTAGTTGATAAACTTAAAGCTGCCAACATACCAGTAATAGCAGTAGATGATGCATTGCAAGATGAAAACGGCAATAAATTAGTTCCATGGGTGGGTATTGATGCATATAACATTGGAAAAACAAATGGTGAATGGATGGCAAACTATGCAAAGCAAAATGGTTTGGACAAGGATAAAGAAGCTGGACTTCTTATATTAACAATGGATACGGTTTCTAGCTGCGTACCTAGAACAAAAGGTGAATTGGAAAAGTTTAAGGAAATTATACCAGATTTCCCAGATTCAAGAATATTTAAAGCAGATTATGATGGGCAAACAGAGAAAGGATTTAATGCGGCTGCACCTATATTTACAGCGCATCCTGAAATTAAAAAGTGGATGGTTATGACAGCTAATGAGGAGGGAGCTGTTGGTGCAACAAGAGCATTGGAACAGGCAGGATTGGATAAACAATCAGTAGTAATTGGAATGGGAGCATATATGGCAAAAGATGAGTTTAAGAAACCATATTCAGCAATGAAAGCTGCAACATATTTTTCAGCTGATGATGTAGGAGCAACAGCTGCTAAAGAGATGATGAATTATTTACTGTATGGCACACCTATTCCTAAGGAAGTTGCTGTAAAAGCTATTATAGTTACAAAAGATAATTACAAACAAGTTATGGGGAAATATGCTGATTAG
- a CDS encoding sugar ABC transporter ATP-binding protein, translating into MNNTLEFKNITKYFPGVKALDNISFTAYGGEVLALLGENGAGKSTLLKILNGDYQPTYGQYLLNGEVKHFSTPNEAIEAGISVIYQERQVLKELSVAENIFLGHLPIKSNKLIDVKKLYDDTQKVIDEFGLPINPRSKVKNISVAHQQMVEIMKSYIRESKVIAFDEPTASLSDNEIEILFKTIRKLKKEGKVILYVSHRMEELKEIADKIAIFKDGRLVKVVDNGELTERELIKLMVGRDLGDIFNELDRNKDIGETLLEVKNISSDYIRNISFSLRKGEILGFSGLVGAGRTEVMRAIVGADRLRGGEIYLDGKKIVNHSPNDALENGIVLVPEDRKTQGIIPNLSVGRNITISIMKEICNKFGFISNAKETKIAEDNILNFKIKTPDQDKKIVELSGGNQQKAIVARGLVTNPKVLILDEPTKGIDVGAKSELYHLICELSKRGMGIIVISSELPEVIGLCDRIIVMKSGKITGEVLRKDASEERVLSFAMLEESGDLYEEKI; encoded by the coding sequence ATGAACAATACTCTTGAATTTAAGAATATAACAAAATATTTTCCAGGTGTTAAAGCACTAGACAATATTAGCTTTACAGCATATGGAGGTGAAGTTTTAGCACTGCTCGGCGAAAATGGTGCTGGAAAATCAACATTATTAAAAATCCTAAATGGAGATTATCAGCCAACATATGGTCAATATTTGTTAAATGGGGAAGTAAAACATTTTAGTACTCCGAATGAAGCAATAGAAGCAGGCATAAGTGTTATTTATCAGGAAAGACAAGTATTAAAAGAGCTTAGCGTGGCTGAAAACATTTTTTTAGGTCATCTACCAATAAAAAGCAACAAGTTAATTGATGTGAAAAAGCTGTATGATGATACACAAAAAGTAATTGATGAATTCGGATTACCTATTAATCCAAGGTCAAAAGTAAAAAATATAAGTGTCGCACACCAGCAAATGGTCGAGATAATGAAATCTTATATAAGGGAATCAAAAGTTATAGCATTTGATGAACCGACAGCTAGCTTATCAGATAACGAAATCGAGATACTTTTTAAAACAATCAGAAAACTTAAAAAAGAAGGAAAAGTTATTTTGTATGTTTCACACAGGATGGAAGAATTAAAAGAGATAGCTGATAAAATTGCGATATTTAAAGATGGTAGATTAGTAAAAGTAGTTGATAATGGTGAACTTACTGAAAGAGAACTGATTAAATTGATGGTTGGACGTGACCTTGGGGATATTTTCAATGAGCTTGATAGAAATAAAGATATTGGTGAAACATTACTTGAAGTTAAAAACATCAGTTCTGATTATATCAGAAACATATCTTTTTCTCTTAGAAAGGGTGAAATACTTGGTTTTTCAGGGCTTGTTGGTGCAGGAAGAACAGAGGTAATGAGGGCAATTGTTGGTGCTGATAGATTAAGAGGTGGTGAGATATACCTAGATGGTAAGAAAATAGTCAATCATTCACCGAATGATGCGCTTGAGAATGGCATTGTATTGGTTCCAGAGGATAGAAAAACACAAGGAATTATTCCTAATTTAAGTGTCGGTAGAAATATTACTATATCAATTATGAAAGAAATCTGTAATAAATTTGGGTTTATTAGTAATGCAAAAGAAACTAAAATTGCTGAAGACAATATCTTGAATTTTAAAATTAAAACACCTGATCAAGATAAAAAAATAGTAGAACTAAGCGGTGGAAATCAGCAAAAAGCTATTGTAGCAAGGGGTCTTGTAACAAATCCGAAAGTATTGATACTTGATGAACCAACAAAAGGTATAGATGTAGGTGCAAAATCAGAGCTTTATCATTTAATATGTGAACTTTCTAAAAGAGGAATGGGGATTATAGTTATCTCTTCTGAATTACCGGAAGTCATTGGACTATGTGATCGTATTATAGTCATGAAATCAGGGAAAATAACCGGTGAAGTTTTAAGAAAAGATGCAAGTGAAGAAAGAGTATTATCATTTGCTATGTTAGAAGAAAGTGGGGATCTATATGAAGAAAAAATTTAG
- a CDS encoding ABC transporter permease codes for MKKKFSNFFSYVPADRLGLIIALIAIIAVFSILNNNYFSTTNLMNVLVAASVTGLVAIGETYLIIALLIDLSAGSVVAFASVLTAVLLQRGFSFFPTVIVVLITGALVGIINAYAINKIKLEPFIATLATMSIMRGFAYILSGGLPIYIMDQITINFGKNKIMGIQIPVIILILAFVIFGIILSKTRFGRSVYVIGGNKEAARLAGLNPERITLMLYIITGVLCSIGGIVLAARMSSGQPAAANGLEFDAITAAVLGGAAMSGGVGTIFGTVLGVFILQGFNTGLIMLNVPVFWQYVARGLLLLIALTFDYFRKQSREKKLLEASIKG; via the coding sequence ATGAAGAAAAAATTTAGTAATTTCTTTTCATATGTACCAGCTGATAGATTAGGGCTGATTATCGCGCTAATTGCTATTATTGCAGTATTTTCGATACTTAATAATAATTATTTTAGTACAACAAATTTAATGAATGTCCTTGTAGCAGCATCCGTAACAGGTTTAGTAGCAATTGGTGAAACATATTTAATTATAGCACTGCTTATTGACCTATCTGCTGGTTCTGTTGTTGCTTTCGCGAGCGTATTAACCGCAGTATTGTTACAAAGAGGTTTTAGCTTCTTTCCAACAGTAATAGTAGTATTGATTACTGGCGCATTGGTCGGCATAATAAATGCTTATGCAATAAATAAAATTAAATTAGAACCATTTATTGCAACACTAGCAACAATGTCTATAATGAGAGGATTTGCATATATCCTATCCGGTGGTTTGCCAATATATATCATGGATCAAATAACTATTAATTTCGGGAAAAACAAAATAATGGGTATACAAATTCCTGTTATAATATTAATACTAGCATTTGTTATATTTGGAATAATATTGTCAAAAACGAGATTTGGAAGAAGTGTCTATGTCATAGGTGGAAATAAAGAAGCGGCAAGATTAGCCGGCCTAAATCCTGAGCGCATTACATTAATGCTATATATAATAACAGGGGTATTGTGTTCGATAGGTGGTATTGTTCTTGCAGCACGAATGAGTTCCGGACAGCCTGCAGCTGCTAATGGTCTTGAATTTGATGCAATAACGGCAGCTGTTTTGGGTGGTGCAGCAATGAGCGGCGGTGTTGGAACCATTTTCGGCACTGTACTTGGTGTTTTTATACTTCAAGGATTTAATACAGGATTAATTATGCTGAATGTACCGGTATTTTGGCAGTATGTAGCAAGGGGCTTACTCTTATTAATTGCTCTAACATTTGACTACTTCAGAAAACAAAGTAGAGAGAAAAAGCTATTGGAAGCTAGTATAAAGGGATAA